In Streptomyces sp. NBC_00483, a single window of DNA contains:
- a CDS encoding MFS transporter, with amino-acid sequence MTSAAAPEPKRPRLRPAWAGRNYTLLSVSAVVTTLGAHGALIASAFAVLDAGGDGGDVGLVAAARTLFLVVFLLVGGAVADRLPRHRVMVAANALNFLSQGAFALLVLQGDPKLWQMMALSALGGTGQAFFNPAAEGMLMSSVSGEQASRAFAMFRMGMSGAGVGGAALGGAMVAAFGPGWVLAVDAVAFLVAGALRMFLDVRHIAPREPGGGLLADMRDGWREVIGRPWLWTIVAQFAVVVAVVGAAESVFGPLVARDELGGAGPWGIALGSFGVGTILGGLLMMRWKPRRLLFAATLSVFSLALPSAALAVPVPLGWLIAVMFVSGVTIEIFGVSWITALHQEIPEEKLSRVSAYDWFGSVAMVPLATALAGPAESAFGRSASLWGCSALVVVATAAVLFVPDVRHLRRRGPATAAPHEPTLTDPTLAEPPVTPR; translated from the coding sequence GTGACCTCTGCCGCCGCCCCCGAACCGAAGCGTCCACGCCTGCGCCCCGCATGGGCCGGGCGGAACTACACGCTGCTCTCCGTCTCGGCGGTCGTCACGACACTGGGGGCGCACGGCGCGCTGATCGCCTCGGCGTTCGCCGTGCTCGACGCGGGCGGCGACGGCGGTGACGTGGGCCTGGTGGCCGCGGCCCGCACGCTGTTCCTGGTGGTCTTCCTGCTGGTGGGCGGCGCGGTCGCCGACCGGCTGCCGCGGCACCGTGTGATGGTCGCGGCGAACGCCCTCAACTTCCTCTCCCAGGGCGCGTTCGCGCTGCTCGTCCTCCAGGGCGACCCGAAGCTGTGGCAGATGATGGCGCTCAGCGCGCTCGGCGGCACGGGTCAGGCGTTCTTCAACCCCGCGGCCGAGGGCATGCTGATGTCCTCCGTCTCCGGGGAGCAGGCGAGCCGCGCCTTCGCCATGTTCCGGATGGGGATGTCCGGGGCGGGTGTGGGTGGCGCCGCGCTCGGCGGGGCAATGGTCGCGGCGTTCGGACCCGGCTGGGTGCTCGCCGTGGACGCGGTGGCATTCCTGGTCGCGGGCGCGCTGCGGATGTTCCTCGACGTGCGGCACATCGCGCCGCGGGAGCCCGGCGGCGGACTGCTCGCCGACATGCGGGACGGGTGGCGGGAGGTCATCGGCCGGCCGTGGCTGTGGACGATCGTCGCCCAGTTCGCGGTCGTGGTCGCGGTGGTGGGCGCGGCCGAGTCGGTGTTCGGCCCGCTGGTGGCGCGCGACGAACTGGGCGGGGCGGGGCCGTGGGGCATCGCGCTCGGCTCGTTCGGCGTCGGCACGATCCTCGGCGGACTGCTGATGATGCGGTGGAAGCCGCGGCGGCTGCTGTTCGCGGCGACGCTCTCCGTGTTCTCCCTCGCCCTGCCGTCGGCGGCGCTCGCGGTACCCGTGCCGCTCGGCTGGCTGATCGCCGTGATGTTCGTCAGCGGCGTCACCATCGAGATATTCGGCGTCTCCTGGATCACCGCGCTGCACCAGGAGATCCCCGAGGAGAAGCTCTCCCGCGTCTCGGCCTACGACTGGTTCGGCTCGGTGGCGATGGTGCCGCTGGCCACCGCGCTCGCCGGCCCGGCGGAGTCCGCCTTCGGCCGGTCGGCCTCACTGTGGGGATGCTCGGCGCTCGTGGTCGTGGCGACGGCGGCGGTGCTGTTCGTGCCGGACGTACGGCACCTGCGGCGGCGCGGACCGGCCACCGCCGCGCCCCACGAACCGACGCTGACCGACCCCACGCTGGCCGAACCCCCGGTCACCCCACGCTGA